One window from the genome of Salvia miltiorrhiza cultivar Shanhuang (shh) chromosome 7, IMPLAD_Smil_shh, whole genome shotgun sequence encodes:
- the LOC130992266 gene encoding protein FAR1-RELATED SEQUENCE 6-like, which produces MDDVSLNSEPTYDEEAEEFEIDGECAMTEYVGQTGDVLQGDNPLPPAVGMEFESYDDVYFFYNCYAKQQGFGVRVSNTWYRKSKERYRGKLSCSSAGFKKKTDANRPRPETRTGCPAMIKFRLMDNKRWRIIETELEHNHLTSPTNDNIYKSHKIMDLGSKRPLPINGADEVQRIRLFRTVVIDAEDNGVSNFDEGDFRDNIDQGDNKLKLKLGDSQEMLKFFTRMQLNDPSFFYMMDINEKGCLRNVFWAEARCRAAYSYFGDVLFVDTTTLIENYEVPLVVFTGINHHAQTVPLGCGLVSGQTVESFVWLYRAWLTYMVGRPPQTIVTSECKALQTAVGEVFPRASHCLSLTNIMKMVLHELAPLEEYEVIRNGLTRAVYHSLRSDEFEAAWEDMVQSHGLKNYKWLQNLFEDRKRWVPVYLKEIFFAGMFPVKENERLASPFQEYLSQHTSLREFLCSYDRAQQDIYQRETLSDIESNKSSCLLKSSLFFELQLSKLYTKNIFEHFQDEVEGVYSCYNIRQTNIEGSVATFIVKEDIQVEENRKETRDFEVVYNTSDVEVLCVCALFNFRGYLCRHALCVINQIGLDEIPPQYILARWRKDINRSYTFDYRLNGIDINNPVHRYDNLYRSVVKVVEDGRKSHDRYRFVTQSLEQMMNKAHIQDDYPTNAV; this is translated from the coding sequence ATGGATGACGTTTCTCTCAATAGCGAACCTACGTATGATGAGGAGGCTGAGGAATTTGAGATTGATGGAGAATGTGCAATGACAGAATATGTTGGCCAAACTGGCGACGTTTTACAAGGTGATAATCCTCTGCCTCCTGCTGTTGGGATGGAATTCGAGTCCTACGATGATGTTTATTTCTTTTACAATTGTTATGCAAAACAACAAGGATTCGGAGTAAGAGTAAGTAATACATGGTATAGAAAGAGCAAGGAGAGATACAGAGGAAAATTAAGCTGCAGTAGCGCGGGGTTCAAGAAGAAAACCGATGCCAACCGGCCAAGACCTGAAACTCGGACTGGCTGTCCTGCAATGATCAAATTTAGGTTGATGGATAACAAGAGGTGGAGAATTATAGAAACTGAACTAGAGCATAACCATCTAACCAGTCCGACTAATGATAACATTTATAAGTCTCATAAGATAATGGATCTTGGAAGTAAGAGGCCCTTGCCAATAAATGGCGCTGACGAAGTTCAAAGAATTAGGTTGTTTAGAACTGTGGTCATTGATGCGGAGGATAATGGGGTTTCAAATTTTGATGAAGGTGATTTTAGGGATAATATTGATCAGGGTGATAATAAACTGAAGCTCAAACTGGGGGACTCTCAGGAAATGCTCAAGTTTTTTACGAGGATGCAGTTGAATGATCCTAGTTTCTTTTACATGATGGACATTAATGAAAAAGGATGTTTACGCAATGTTTTCTGGGCTGAAGCAAGGTGCAGGGCTGCCTACAGTTATTTTGGTGATGTTTTATTTGTTGATACTACAACTTTAATAGAAAACTATGAGGTTCCGCTGGTGGTATTTACTGGTATCAATCACCACGCACAGACTGTGCCACTAGGTTGTGGTTTGGTTTCAGGTCAGACTGTCGAGTCCTTTGTATGGCTGTATAGAGCATGGCTAACATATATGGTCGGACGGCCTCCACAAACCATCGTTACCAGCGAGTGCAAAGCCTTGCAGACTGCTGTTGGTGAGGTTTTCCCAAGAGCATCTCATTGTCTTTCTTTGACAAATATTATGAAGATGGTTTTGCACGAACTAGCGCCTCTGGAGGAATACGAGGTAATCAGAAATGGGCTTACTAGAGCGGTTTATCACTCGCTGAGATCAGATGAGTTTGAAGCAGCTTGGGAGGACATGGTGCAGAGCCATGGACTTAAGAATTATAAGTGGCTTCAAAACTTATTTGAAGATCGTAAGCGGTGGGTCCCAGTCTATCTGAAAGAGATCTTTTTTGCAGGAATGTTTCCTGTAAAAGAGAATGAGAGATTGGCTTCACCTTTTCAGGAATATTTGAGCCAGCATACTTCACTTAGAGAGTTTCTTTGTAGTTATGATCGAGCTCAGCAGGATATTTACCAGAGAGAAACATTATCTGACATAGAGTCTAATAAATCAAGTTGTCTGCTGAAGTCAAGTTTGTTTTTCGAATTGCAGCTCTCAAAATTATACACAAAGAACATATTTGAACATTTTCAAGATGAAGTGGAGGGTGTGTACTCATGTTATAATATAAGGCAGACGAACATTGAGGGGTCGGTTGCGACTTTTATAGTGAAAGAAGACATCCAAGTCGAGGAAAACAGGAAGGAAACAAGAGACTTCGAGGTGGTATACAATACTTCTGATGTTGAGGtgctgtgtgtgtgcgcgcTATTCAACTTCAGGGGTTATTTGTGCAGACATGCCTTATGTGTTATCAACCAAATCGGATTGGACGAAATTCCACCTCAATATATCCTTGCACGGTGGAGGAAGGACATCAACCGTAGTTACACTTTTGATTACAGATTAAACGGTATTGATATCAATAACCCTGTGCATAGATATGATAACTTGTACAGGAGTGTTGTGAAGGTGGTCGAGGACGGAAGGAAATCACATGATCGATACAGGTTCGTTACTCAATCCTTGGAACAGATGATGAACAAAGCTCATATCCAAGATGATTATCCAACAAATGCCGTATAG
- the LOC130992267 gene encoding checkpoint protein hus1 has product MKFKAFLTENGINLLEKRILPALDKMGRVCHLYLTRDHAFFLHNLLSADGVHSVAQFSKESLFHDYRISSNNDDRIAFSVDLSLLHRALRSVLAIRDANSNALLIKLVKKLPPNSTQATPFLTFEARGHKSAVVQDVPVSKPLSRADVHELHLAVESCEQLPATLVMAPELNSLHNFVDGMKHVGDVMGVSVSKYGDLHLQISTSLISLGAEFRKLRVLGERADPVAEDEGVSAQIRAERGVQRGDAMSVQVSVKHFFKSLQCSLAKPDCAFFGIAPQSACLMLFFQFFVPGTRLTDNSFSLHCRLPVLDTGST; this is encoded by the coding sequence ATGAAATTCAAAGCCTTCCTCACAGAAAACGGCATCAACCTCCTGGAGAAACGGATCCTACCCGCCCTGGACAAAATGGGGCGGGTCTGCCACCTTTACCTGACCCGCGACCACGCCTTCTTCCTCCACAACCTCCTCTCCGCCGACGGCGTCCACTCCGTCGCCCAATTCAGCAAGGAATCCCTCTTCCACGACTACCGCATCTCCAGCAACAACGATGACCGCATCGCCTTCTCCGTCGACCTCTCCCTCCTCCACCGCGCCCTCCGCTCCGTCCTCGCCATCCGCGACGCCAATTCCAACGCCCTCCTCATCAAGCTCGTCAAAAAGCTCCCCCCCAATTCCACCCAAGCCACGCCCTTCCTCACCTTCGAGGCCCGGGGCCACAAATCCGCCGTCGTCCAGGACGTCCCCGTCTCCAAACCCCTCTCCCGCGCCGACGTCCACGAGCTGCACCTCGCCGTTGAGAGCTGCGAGCAGCTCCCGGCCACCCTCGTCATGGCGCCGGAGCTGAACTCGCTGCACAACTTCGTGGACGGGATGAAGCACGTGGGCGACGTGATGGGGGTCTCGGTGAGCAAGTACGGTGACCTGCATTTGCAGATCTCGACCTCGCTGATCTCGCTTGGGGCGGAGTTCAGGAAGCTGAGGGTTTTAGGGGAGAGGGCGGATCCGGTGGCGGAGGACGAGGGGGTGAGCGCGCAGATTAGGGCGGAGAGAGGCGTGCAGAGGGGGGATGCGATGAGTGTGCAAGTGAGCGTGAAGCATTTCTTCAAGAGTCTGCAGTGTAGCTTGGCAAAGCCCGACTGCGCCTTCTTCGGGATTGCTCCGCAGAGTGCTTGCCTCATGCTGTTCTTCCAGTTCTTTGTACCGGGAACCAGGCTCACCGATAACTCATTCAGTCTGCATTGCAGGCTGCCTGTGCTCGACACCGGCTCCACCTGA